One Thermodesulfobacteriota bacterium genomic window carries:
- the mce gene encoding methylmalonyl-CoA epimerase, whose translation MKIKKIDHIGIAVKSCTPALKFYEDILGMKSAGSETVEEQKATTVFLPIGDSELELLESTSPEGAIAKFIEKRGEGIQHICLQVENIEEALRELKEKGVKLIDETPRRGAGGAKIAFLHPKSTYGVLIEISER comes from the coding sequence ATGAAGATAAAGAAGATCGACCATATCGGTATAGCAGTAAAAAGCTGTACTCCGGCTTTGAAGTTCTATGAAGATATTCTGGGTATGAAGTCTGCTGGTTCAGAAACCGTGGAAGAGCAAAAGGCTACTACCGTATTTCTGCCGATAGGAGACAGTGAACTGGAGTTGTTGGAATCCACATCTCCGGAGGGAGCCATAGCTAAGTTTATCGAAAAGAGAGGAGAGGGGATTCAGCATATCTGTCTTCAGGTAGAAAACATTGAAGAGGCATTGAGAGAGCTAAAAGAAAAGGGTGTTAAGCTGATTGACGAAACTCCCCGAAGAGGGGCAGGAGGGGCAAAAATAGCCTTTTTACATCCTAAATCAACCTATGGAGTGCTGATAGAGATAAGCGAGAGATGA
- a CDS encoding VCBS repeat-containing protein: protein MKKVAQKFIRLSSLILLFLFIFYPITYADNIIKVAVLPFQINSSENLDYLKKGILDMLTSRISVEDKIVVLENTRVNEVLSRISESPITEEIIKKIGTQLGVDFIIWGSLTKIGESVSIDAKMFDLKEKKSVTSLFATSKGLDNVIPEISEFALKANSRITGKPYPVYSPSLPPPTASAEASAFMSEFLVSKKGKGTSSDTDSELVMSGDPLRLRRGFWKSQRLDLEIKGVDVGDVDGDGKNETVVMDNNSISIYRYSENRLALIKKIKGKKSDNYLSLDVADIDKNGVSEIFVTNRVGTTMDSFVMEFQKGDFIKIETGIKYFLKVISTSRSTHMLLGQKAGLDGIFYGGVTQLVWKDKKYVEEQDIPLPPGAIVYGFNLIDADKDGKKEIILIDNYDNLKVFSNSGELMWKSDEIYGGTKNFIIKYPSGTKSIDYLEVLETRLYLQNRILVQSHKGENEIIVVRNIPGAGKLFEKTRMYKDSEIYGLTWDGLGLSENWRTKKIYGYIADFQIKDVDNDGKDELVVGIIQTSIGSIFKSDKSYVLVYELMN from the coding sequence ATGAAGAAGGTGGCTCAGAAATTTATTAGATTATCTTCTTTAATCCTGTTATTCCTCTTTATATTCTACCCGATTACCTATGCTGATAATATAATCAAGGTAGCTGTGCTACCATTCCAGATAAACAGCTCAGAAAATCTGGATTATCTGAAGAAGGGAATCCTGGATATGCTCACATCCAGGATTTCTGTAGAGGATAAGATTGTAGTCCTTGAGAATACACGAGTAAATGAAGTTCTGTCTCGAATTAGTGAGAGTCCGATAACTGAAGAAATAATAAAAAAGATTGGCACTCAGCTTGGTGTGGATTTTATTATTTGGGGCAGCCTGACTAAGATAGGTGAGAGTGTTAGTATTGATGCCAAGATGTTTGACCTGAAGGAGAAAAAGTCTGTTACATCTCTGTTTGCCACAAGCAAAGGACTGGATAATGTAATTCCTGAAATCAGTGAGTTTGCTTTGAAGGCCAATTCCAGGATTACGGGTAAACCCTATCCTGTCTATTCACCTTCTCTTCCACCTCCTACTGCTAGTGCAGAGGCATCTGCTTTTATGTCAGAATTTCTTGTTTCTAAAAAGGGGAAAGGTACTTCTTCCGATACTGACTCTGAACTTGTAATGTCTGGTGATCCTCTGCGCCTCAGAAGAGGATTTTGGAAGAGTCAAAGACTGGATTTAGAGATTAAAGGTGTTGATGTTGGAGATGTGGATGGAGACGGAAAGAATGAGACAGTTGTTATGGACAATAACAGCATATCAATATATAGATACTCAGAAAATAGGCTGGCATTGATAAAAAAGATTAAAGGAAAGAAATCTGACAACTATCTATCTCTTGATGTTGCAGATATTGATAAAAATGGAGTTTCAGAGATTTTTGTAACCAACCGTGTTGGCACCACAATGGATTCCTTTGTTATGGAATTCCAAAAAGGAGATTTTATAAAGATTGAAACAGGCATCAAATATTTTTTAAAGGTGATTAGCACGTCCCGAAGTACTCATATGCTTCTTGGCCAGAAGGCAGGACTGGATGGTATTTTTTACGGTGGTGTGACTCAGCTTGTATGGAAGGACAAGAAATACGTGGAAGAACAAGATATTCCCCTTCCCCCGGGTGCCATAGTGTATGGTTTCAACTTGATTGATGCTGATAAAGATGGGAAAAAGGAGATTATTCTGATTGATAATTACGATAACTTGAAGGTTTTTTCTAATAGCGGGGAATTGATGTGGAAGAGTGATGAAATATATGGAGGGACAAAGAACTTTATAATAAAATATCCAAGCGGGACAAAATCGATTGACTATCTTGAAGTGCTTGAGACCAGATTATACCTTCAAAATCGGATACTGGTTCAAAGTCATAAAGGAGAAAATGAAATAATTGTTGTAAGAAATATTCCAGGCGCTGGAAAGTTATTTGAAAAAACTAGAATGTATAAGGACAGCGAAATTTATGGTCTAACATGGGATGGTCTGGGTTTATCAGAGAATTGGAGGACGAAAAAGATTTATGGGTATATTGCGGACTTTCAAATTAAGGATGTAGATAATGACGGAAAAGATGAATTAGTGGTTGGAATTATACAAACCTCTATTGGCTCAATCTTTAAAAGTGACAAGAGTTATGTTTTGGTCTATGAGTTAATGAATTAA
- a CDS encoding RNA polymerase sigma factor, whose product MQDVHEDFARRASEGDVESFEKIFRSYTDYVYNIALRIVQNREDAQEVTQEVFISVYHNLKNFRFQAKLKTWIYRITINMAINRTKKESKMNDRTVDYNNASAPGNPLSSLDNRVEREHKESIIKKLLDALTPEQRVCIVLRNIEGLSYQEIAQVLNINTNAVRSRLKRAREKVLALRKEVMVNEL is encoded by the coding sequence ATGCAGGATGTACATGAGGATTTTGCAAGAAGGGCATCAGAGGGCGATGTCGAATCTTTTGAGAAGATATTTAGATCATATACCGATTATGTATATAACATTGCTTTGAGAATTGTTCAAAATAGAGAAGATGCCCAAGAAGTAACACAGGAAGTATTTATATCAGTATATCATAATTTAAAAAACTTTCGTTTCCAAGCAAAGTTAAAGACCTGGATATATCGGATAACAATTAATATGGCTATTAATCGCACTAAAAAAGAATCCAAAATGAACGATAGAACGGTAGATTATAATAATGCCTCTGCTCCGGGAAATCCTCTAAGCTCTTTGGATAACAGGGTGGAAAGAGAACATAAAGAGAGCATAATTAAAAAATTGTTAGACGCTCTTACTCCGGAACAAAGGGTATGCATCGTTCTGAGGAATATCGAAGGCTTGAGTTACCAAGAAATAGCACAGGTTTTAAATATCAATACCAATGCTGTGCGTTCAAGGCTAAAAAGGGCCAGGGAAAAAGTCTTAGCTTTAAGAAAAGAGGTGATGGTAAATGAATTGTAA
- a CDS encoding Spy/CpxP family protein refolding chaperone — protein MKTKVSICSVFVVIVLIFAINPYAFSWPPDGKYPAESKKHREVKEHFNKVFEQLNLTPEQKQKLEENKNKYKEEANRLREEIHNKKELLREELAKPELDMNKITQIHNDLKTVLLKMEDLRLEGILEVRKILTPEQLNKFNKKMKKFGKEKRGFRKYRRE, from the coding sequence ATGAAAACTAAAGTCAGTATATGTTCAGTCTTTGTCGTAATTGTATTGATATTTGCTATAAACCCATACGCTTTTTCCTGGCCGCCAGATGGGAAATATCCTGCAGAAAGCAAAAAGCATCGGGAAGTTAAGGAACATTTTAACAAAGTATTTGAACAGCTTAACCTGACCCCTGAACAAAAACAAAAGCTGGAAGAGAATAAAAATAAATATAAGGAAGAAGCAAACAGATTGAGAGAAGAGATACACAACAAAAAAGAGTTGCTTAGAGAAGAGCTTGCTAAACCTGAGCTTGACATGAACAAAATCACACAAATCCATAACGATCTAAAGACTGTACTTCTTAAGATGGAGGACCTTCGTCTTGAAGGAATACTTGAAGTGAGAAAAATATTGACCCCAGAACAACTTAACAAGTTTAATAAAAAGATGAAAAAATTTGGAAAGGAAAAACGAGGGTTTCGTAAGTACCGGAGAGAGTAG
- a CDS encoding TolC family protein, which produces MILLGRQLSYRIFSLVPLVFFLLVPYRAGAEGVIKKGELLSLERCVEIALKKQPNIVAAMNTININQSRVGQTKANYYPQIDWSSGYSKSSPISGTSSRSSDEYSSSINLKQDIYDFGKTTTRVEVQRLNLDSSRVDLENVSDQVVFNVKQGYYRLLQAKRNRDVAEEAVRQFEKHLEQAKGFYEVGTKPKFDVTKAEVDLSNAKLNLIKAENAHRVARVILSNAMGVPDAPEYSLVDNLAFVRYDIILEDMLKMAYLHRSDLKSILIKKKAAEASIGVSKKDYYPTLSGNAAYSLVGERFPMEDGWNVGMTITFPLFSGFSTGFQVEEAVANLNLLKANEETLKQEILLEVQQAYLNLQEARDRISASEITVRQAEENLELANGRYTAGVGNPVEVTDAQVSYSSAKTAYIQALYDYRIAQASIEKATGER; this is translated from the coding sequence ATGATCTTACTTGGCAGGCAACTATCCTACAGAATCTTTTCTTTGGTGCCACTTGTATTTTTTCTACTTGTTCCTTATAGAGCAGGAGCAGAGGGGGTTATAAAAAAGGGTGAGCTTCTTAGCCTGGAAAGATGCGTAGAGATAGCGCTGAAGAAACAGCCAAACATAGTTGCAGCAATGAATACAATAAATATAAATCAGAGCAGGGTAGGACAGACAAAGGCGAATTATTACCCACAGATAGATTGGTCATCAGGTTACAGTAAATCCTCTCCCATTTCCGGCACCAGCAGCCGTTCATCCGATGAATATTCAAGCAGTATTAATCTCAAGCAGGATATCTATGATTTTGGTAAAACCACTACAAGGGTAGAGGTTCAAAGACTGAACCTGGATTCTTCCCGTGTAGACCTTGAAAACGTATCAGATCAGGTAGTCTTTAATGTTAAACAGGGATACTACAGACTATTGCAGGCGAAGAGGAACAGGGATGTTGCTGAGGAAGCTGTTAGACAATTCGAAAAACACCTGGAACAGGCAAAGGGATTTTATGAGGTCGGCACGAAACCAAAATTTGATGTTACGAAGGCAGAAGTGGACTTGAGTAATGCAAAACTGAATCTTATAAAGGCTGAAAATGCACATAGGGTTGCAAGGGTAATCCTTAGCAACGCAATGGGGGTGCCTGATGCCCCTGAATACAGTCTGGTGGATAATCTTGCTTTTGTTAGATACGATATTATACTTGAAGATATGCTGAAAATGGCATATCTTCATAGGTCCGACCTTAAATCAATCCTCATTAAGAAAAAGGCAGCAGAGGCATCGATAGGGGTATCAAAGAAGGACTATTATCCTACACTGTCAGGAAATGCAGCTTACAGCCTGGTTGGTGAAAGGTTTCCCATGGAGGACGGCTGGAATGTGGGTATGACCATCACATTTCCATTATTTAGTGGGTTCTCAACCGGATTCCAAGTAGAGGAGGCTGTAGCAAACCTTAATCTTCTGAAGGCAAATGAAGAAACATTGAAACAGGAAATACTGCTTGAGGTTCAGCAGGCGTACCTGAATCTGCAGGAAGCAAGGGATAGGATTTCTGCATCTGAGATAACGGTAAGACAGGCAGAGGAAAACCTTGAGCTTGCAAATGGCAGATATACAGCCGGGGTTGGTAATCCAGTAGAGGTTACTGATGCACAGGTTTCATATAGCAGTGCAAAAACAGCCTATATCCAGGCACTTTATGACTACAGGATTGCACAAGCAAGCATTGAAAAGGCAACAGGTGAGAGATGA
- a CDS encoding efflux RND transporter periplasmic adaptor subunit has translation MKKILIGIVTIVVLGILALIVFRGKGDQPKFITEKVNRGDILSTVTATGTVNPVTTVLVGTQVSGTVKHLYVDFNSLVKKGQVIAQIDPATFEAQVEQARANLLSASANVEKAETTLLDARRTMKRNRDLFSRNLIARSEMDVSETNHDVARAQVSAAKAQVAQTEAALRYAETNLKYTKILSPIDGIVVSRNVDVGQTVAASFQTPTLFTIAQDLTKMQIDTNVDEADIGKIKVGMNVEFTVDAYPDMTFKGAVSQVRNAPISVQNVVTYDVVVKVKNPEYKLKPGMTVNVSIIVARKENILKIPNAALRFKPPETVKSPRYSSLGVWTLEYEKPKRITIKTGISDSNYFELLSGNIREGQEVIVESLAKTKAESKASSSRSRGPRIF, from the coding sequence ATGAAAAAGATACTGATTGGCATTGTAACTATCGTAGTTCTTGGCATACTTGCTCTCATTGTGTTCAGGGGCAAAGGGGATCAACCGAAATTCATAACCGAAAAGGTTAACAGAGGTGATATCTTATCAACTGTTACCGCTACAGGCACAGTGAATCCGGTAACCACTGTCCTTGTGGGGACCCAGGTATCCGGGACGGTAAAGCACCTATATGTAGATTTCAATTCTCTTGTTAAAAAAGGGCAGGTCATAGCCCAGATAGACCCTGCGACATTTGAGGCACAGGTTGAGCAGGCAAGAGCAAATCTGCTCTCAGCCAGTGCAAATGTCGAAAAAGCAGAGACCACACTCCTTGATGCACGGCGGACCATGAAAAGAAACAGGGATCTCTTTTCCAGGAACCTGATTGCCAGGAGCGAGATGGATGTATCGGAGACAAATCACGATGTTGCAAGAGCTCAGGTGAGTGCCGCCAAAGCCCAGGTTGCTCAGACAGAGGCAGCCTTGAGATATGCCGAGACCAATCTCAAGTATACAAAGATACTTTCTCCGATAGATGGAATTGTTGTATCGAGAAATGTGGATGTGGGGCAAACAGTAGCCGCAAGTTTCCAGACGCCAACCCTTTTTACGATTGCACAGGACCTCACAAAGATGCAGATAGATACAAATGTGGATGAGGCGGATATAGGAAAGATAAAAGTCGGCATGAATGTTGAATTCACAGTAGATGCCTATCCTGACATGACATTCAAAGGGGCTGTATCCCAGGTCAGAAATGCTCCCATAAGTGTCCAGAATGTGGTTACCTACGATGTTGTTGTTAAGGTTAAGAATCCCGAATATAAGCTCAAACCGGGTATGACTGTAAATGTCTCCATAATAGTTGCCAGAAAAGAAAATATCTTGAAAATACCCAATGCTGCCCTGAGATTTAAGCCTCCTGAGACAGTCAAATCACCCAGGTACAGTAGCTTAGGCGTCTGGACACTGGAGTATGAAAAGCCCAAACGCATAACGATAAAGACAGGAATAAGTGACAGCAATTACTTTGAACTTCTCTCGGGGAATATAAGAGAGGGACAGGAAGTAATAGTGGAATCTCTGGCAAAAACGAAGGCGGAGTCCAAGGCTAGTAGTTCTAGATCGCGAGGACCTAGGATTTTTTGA
- a CDS encoding ABC transporter ATP-binding protein, protein MALIEAKEVSKVYRLGDVEINALCGVSLTIEKGEFVAIMGPSGSGKSTFMNILGCLDKPTEGRYILDGIDEGKLTRDDLARIRNKRIGFVFQGFNLLPRTSALENVELPLLYNGVPARERRQRAMDSLKIVGLEGREHHHPNQLSGGQQQRIAIARALVNNASIILADEPTGNLDTKTSAEIMELFVRLNRESKITIILVTHESDIAEYSRRIIRFIDGRIRSDVQQTGKS, encoded by the coding sequence ATGGCACTCATTGAGGCAAAGGAAGTTAGCAAGGTATACAGGCTTGGTGATGTTGAGATAAATGCCCTTTGTGGGGTTTCTCTCACTATAGAGAAGGGCGAATTTGTTGCAATAATGGGACCTTCCGGGTCAGGAAAATCAACCTTTATGAATATTCTTGGATGTCTTGATAAACCTACAGAGGGTCGGTATATCCTTGATGGGATTGATGAAGGTAAACTTACCAGGGATGATCTGGCAAGGATAAGGAATAAAAGGATAGGCTTCGTTTTTCAGGGATTTAATCTGCTACCTAGAACTTCAGCCCTGGAAAATGTTGAATTACCTCTGCTTTATAATGGAGTTCCTGCCAGAGAAAGGAGGCAGAGGGCAATGGACTCCCTGAAGATAGTGGGGCTTGAGGGCAGGGAGCATCATCATCCCAATCAACTTTCAGGTGGTCAGCAACAGCGGATTGCCATAGCAAGGGCGCTTGTGAACAATGCCTCGATAATCCTTGCAGATGAACCGACTGGGAACCTTGATACAAAAACAAGCGCTGAAATAATGGAACTCTTTGTGAGACTGAACAGAGAATCTAAGATTACAATAATACTTGTAACTCACGAGTCTGATATTGCAGAATACAGCAGGCGTATTATAAGATTCATTGACGGACGTATCCGCAGTGACGTTCAACAGACAGGAAAATCATGA
- a CDS encoding ABC transporter permease gives MIGIPSTLRISFRALRVNKMRSALTMLGIIIGVAAVITMLAVGTGASRKISEQISSMGSNLLIILPGATTAGGVRMLAGTQATLTIGDSEAIKKECSAVSDVAPVFGEVAQVVYGNQNWSTSIAGTTPGVFNVRDWTIAAGKPFTEQDVRNATKVCLLGQTVVDNLFGGMNPIGEIIRIKKIPFTVIGVLSAKGPSPIGQDQDDTIFVPITTAQKRLFGTLFPGMVKIVVVKAKSAEEMEPAEKQIDELVKQRHHIGQKQESDFTVRNLTEMMKVAEQSARVMTLLLGAIASISLLVGGIGIMNIMLVSVTERTREIGIRMAVGAKTWDIRLQFIIEAVTLSLIGGIAGIVLGISGSRVLAMLAGWPTIVSPFAILLSFGFSGLVGVFFGFYPAYKASLFNPIDALRYE, from the coding sequence ATGATAGGGATTCCATCAACATTGAGAATTTCATTCAGGGCATTGAGAGTGAACAAAATGCGCTCTGCACTAACTATGCTTGGGATTATTATTGGTGTGGCTGCTGTTATTACCATGCTTGCTGTTGGTACAGGTGCAAGCCGTAAAATATCTGAGCAGATTTCGAGCATGGGTAGCAATCTTCTAATAATTCTTCCCGGAGCTACCACTGCAGGGGGGGTTAGAATGCTTGCAGGTACACAAGCTACCCTAACTATAGGTGACTCAGAAGCAATAAAGAAGGAGTGCTCTGCCGTATCGGATGTTGCCCCTGTTTTTGGAGAGGTTGCTCAAGTTGTTTACGGGAATCAGAATTGGTCAACAAGTATAGCAGGGACAACACCAGGTGTGTTTAATGTTAGAGATTGGACTATTGCTGCAGGAAAACCATTTACAGAGCAGGATGTCAGAAATGCTACAAAGGTCTGTTTATTGGGGCAGACTGTTGTGGACAACCTTTTTGGAGGTATGAATCCAATTGGTGAGATTATAAGGATAAAAAAAATTCCTTTTACTGTTATTGGCGTTCTTTCTGCCAAGGGTCCATCCCCAATAGGTCAGGATCAGGATGATACAATATTTGTGCCCATAACAACTGCGCAGAAGAGACTTTTTGGAACATTGTTTCCCGGGATGGTAAAGATAGTTGTCGTGAAGGCAAAAAGTGCAGAGGAAATGGAACCTGCTGAAAAACAGATAGACGAATTAGTAAAACAGAGGCACCATATCGGCCAAAAACAGGAAAGCGATTTCACCGTCAGAAATCTCACCGAGATGATGAAGGTTGCAGAACAATCCGCAAGGGTAATGACTCTTTTGCTTGGAGCTATAGCTTCCATATCTCTCTTGGTGGGAGGGATAGGGATTATGAACATAATGCTTGTTTCGGTTACAGAAAGAACAAGGGAAATAGGAATACGGATGGCTGTTGGTGCAAAGACATGGGATATAAGGCTTCAGTTCATAATCGAGGCGGTTACGTTATCATTAATTGGTGGAATAGCAGGAATTGTTCTGGGAATATCTGGTTCAAGGGTGCTGGCCATGCTTGCGGGTTGGCCTACAATAGTATCACCCTTTGCCATCCTCCTCTCTTTTGGTTTTTCTGGCTTAGTAGGGGTGTTTTTCGGGTTTTATCCTGCATACAAGGCATCGCTTTTTAACCCTATAGATGCATTGAGGTATGAATAA
- a CDS encoding TolC family protein yields MIKPGFIIAGCITMVLITVAVSNSLYAAEEYSLADLYKIALERSERIKLSEEDIYISERAKDKAASVFFPRLSTFGSITGYSEEKRSSTGSVIQPDYSASWGLRLDQSLSISGREFDAFKISKDNIEKSKYDLHVVREEYLFGVSFAYYDVLRVRKAVDIAKANVERLTKHKDAAAIRVRVGEVTKTVLLRAEAELSGAQSELIRAENNLSFTKAVLARVVGLTGDYNLKEASEDNQYLAGYKPEDALGLLKEAALLERVELKSLDIQKKIARDQVKYTSGLYWPTISIEGIYSGKDEDPATASFIKESIYAGIKLNFPFFEGGLRRAEVMESMAKQRQADLVYEDLRKKINVEVENAYLDYMTQKGVLKSLEDRLAFARDNYSAISRQFEFGLANSIDVMDANTLLVTAERQVVDAVYNCKLSILKLERVTGKLLKRVTGKQAAIDSKDAEKK; encoded by the coding sequence ATGATTAAACCCGGGTTTATCATAGCCGGATGTATTACAATGGTTTTGATCACTGTTGCAGTATCCAATAGCCTTTATGCAGCGGAGGAGTATTCTCTTGCCGACCTCTATAAGATTGCCCTTGAACGCTCTGAGAGGATAAAATTGTCAGAGGAAGACATCTATATTTCAGAAAGAGCGAAAGACAAGGCGGCCTCTGTGTTCTTTCCCCGACTCTCCACTTTCGGAAGCATTACGGGATACAGCGAGGAAAAACGGTCGTCAACAGGTTCTGTCATTCAGCCTGATTATTCTGCATCCTGGGGGTTAAGGCTTGACCAGTCCCTCTCGATAAGCGGCAGGGAATTCGATGCTTTTAAGATATCGAAGGATAATATTGAAAAGAGCAAATATGACCTCCATGTAGTGAGGGAGGAATATCTTTTCGGTGTTTCCTTTGCTTATTACGATGTCCTCAGGGTGAGGAAGGCTGTGGATATTGCAAAAGCAAATGTTGAGAGGCTCACAAAGCATAAAGATGCCGCCGCCATAAGAGTCAGAGTGGGTGAAGTAACAAAGACTGTTCTTCTGAGGGCAGAGGCGGAATTATCAGGTGCTCAATCGGAACTAATTAGGGCAGAAAACAATCTGAGTTTTACAAAGGCAGTCCTTGCAAGGGTCGTCGGATTGACAGGAGATTATAATCTCAAAGAGGCGTCTGAGGATAATCAGTACCTGGCAGGCTACAAGCCCGAGGATGCCTTGGGGCTACTCAAGGAAGCAGCCCTGTTGGAAAGGGTTGAATTGAAGTCTCTCGATATACAGAAAAAGATTGCAAGGGATCAGGTTAAATACACGAGCGGCCTCTACTGGCCCACAATTTCTATTGAGGGTATTTATTCAGGTAAAGATGAAGACCCTGCCACCGCCTCTTTTATTAAGGAAAGCATCTATGCGGGCATTAAGCTGAACTTCCCATTTTTTGAGGGAGGTCTCCGGAGGGCAGAGGTAATGGAGTCAATGGCAAAACAGAGACAGGCTGATCTCGTATATGAAGACCTCAGGAAGAAAATAAATGTAGAGGTTGAAAATGCCTACCTTGACTATATGACACAAAAAGGGGTTTTAAAATCTCTTGAGGATAGGCTGGCATTCGCCAGAGATAACTACAGTGCTATTTCAAGGCAGTTTGAATTTGGCCTGGCAAACAGTATAGATGTCATGGATGCAAATACATTACTTGTTACAGCAGAGCGTCAGGTTGTAGATGCTGTGTATAACTGTAAGTTGTCCATTCTGAAGCTTGAACGGGTAACAGGGAAACTGTTAAAAAGGGTTACAGGCAAACAGGCTGCAATTGACAGCAAGGATGCGGAAAAAAAGTAA
- a CDS encoding efflux RND transporter periplasmic adaptor subunit, protein MFMQYYTVKNYRKDYRLGQVVLLLFLLSLILICPACKKKKVEGTAEKAINVRVQAVEKRSFRPFVESIGTLMPGEEVMVSSEIEGGLKSVRVDEGTVVSKGMLLAIIDDTNYSLEVKRTEIALKQAEATLENTRLEYQRKDALYREELVTKQQFDDVSTRLSLAMAEVERAKATCALSKERLSKTGIHSPIHGIIKEKRVSAGDYVRNGTNLFVVIQNNPLKLNFTITEKDVGKLRVGQDVTFRVDAFPGKEFKGSVRILYPSLEERTRTLQVEARVPNHDGLLKPGLFANVTLYTGGQGDTTVVPITSILYDDSKTKVFVIEGDHAKERGVKIGSKYGELIEIVEGLEGKEMVVIVGQNNLSEGVKVNVAR, encoded by the coding sequence ATGTTTATGCAATACTACACTGTTAAAAATTACAGGAAAGATTACAGATTAGGTCAGGTTGTCCTTTTGTTGTTCCTTCTATCCCTTATCTTAATTTGCCCTGCTTGCAAGAAGAAAAAAGTAGAAGGGACTGCTGAAAAAGCTATTAATGTTCGTGTTCAGGCTGTTGAGAAAAGGTCTTTCAGACCCTTCGTGGAAAGCATCGGTACACTGATGCCTGGTGAGGAGGTTATGGTAAGCAGTGAGATTGAAGGGGGTTTAAAAAGCGTAAGAGTGGATGAAGGAACAGTGGTTTCAAAGGGGATGCTTCTTGCGATAATTGATGATACGAATTACAGCCTCGAAGTTAAGAGGACAGAGATCGCTTTAAAGCAGGCAGAAGCAACCCTTGAAAATACGAGATTGGAGTATCAGCGAAAGGATGCCCTTTACAGGGAAGAACTGGTAACGAAACAACAGTTCGATGATGTCTCCACCCGACTGTCTCTTGCTATGGCTGAAGTGGAACGGGCAAAGGCAACCTGTGCCCTTTCTAAAGAAAGGCTTTCCAAGACGGGTATCCACTCACCCATACATGGTATCATAAAAGAGAAGAGGGTTTCAGCAGGGGATTATGTTAGGAACGGTACAAACCTCTTTGTGGTTATCCAGAACAATCCTCTCAAGCTCAATTTTACGATAACGGAAAAGGATGTTGGGAAACTCCGTGTAGGGCAGGATGTGACCTTTAGAGTTGATGCCTTTCCTGGCAAGGAATTTAAGGGTAGTGTGAGGATCCTCTATCCAAGTCTTGAGGAAAGAACCAGGACCCTTCAGGTTGAAGCAAGAGTCCCCAATCATGATGGTCTCCTGAAACCAGGGCTCTTTGCTAATGTTACCCTGTATACGGGGGGGCAGGGGGATACAACCGTTGTGCCTATAACATCTATACTCTATGACGACTCAAAGACTAAGGTTTTTGTTATTGAGGGCGACCATGCCAAAGAAAGAGGGGTAAAGATTGGCAGTAAGTACGGAGAGCTTATAGAGATTGTGGAAGGGTTGGAAGGAAAAGAGATGGTTGTGATTGTAGGTCAAAACAATCTGTCAGAAGGAGTAAAGGTTAATGTGGCTCGCTGA